The following proteins come from a genomic window of Iamia sp. SCSIO 61187:
- a CDS encoding transaminase — MTGTTIDRGRIADLLASERARYAERNPRSRAAAEASTHLFAGVPMTWMAKAPGGFPLVHVEAHGSRVVDLDGHELVDFCLGDTGAMAGHSPPATVAAVQRRYAEAGGATTMMPTEDAAAVAAELSRRFGLPTWSFALSATDANRWAIRLARAVTGRPRILVHSWCYHGSVDETFIVLGDDGRPAPRPGGVGAPWDVTETTRVVEYNDLGGLEAELAHGDVAALLVEPALTNMGIVLPEPGYLDGLRALATQAGALLIVDETHTLSAGPGGCTAAWGLAPDVVTLGKAIGGGIPIGAYGLSDEVRDRIAARPELDLVDTGGVGGTLAGNALSLAAARATLTEVLTEAAFDRMIATATRYTAGVQDLIDEHDLPWSIAQLGARAEYRFCAPAPRTGGASQRATDGDLEDLLHLFLVNRGILLTPFHNMALMAPTTTAADVDAHLAVLAEAVAALLA; from the coding sequence ATGACCGGGACCACGATCGACCGAGGGCGGATCGCCGACCTCCTGGCGTCCGAGCGGGCGCGCTACGCCGAGCGGAACCCCCGGTCCCGTGCCGCTGCCGAGGCGTCGACCCACCTCTTCGCGGGCGTCCCCATGACGTGGATGGCCAAGGCCCCCGGCGGGTTCCCGCTGGTCCACGTCGAGGCCCACGGCTCCCGCGTCGTCGACCTCGACGGGCACGAGCTGGTCGACTTCTGCCTGGGTGACACCGGCGCCATGGCCGGGCACTCACCCCCGGCGACGGTCGCCGCCGTGCAGCGGCGCTACGCCGAGGCGGGTGGGGCCACGACGATGATGCCCACCGAGGACGCAGCGGCGGTGGCCGCCGAGCTCTCGCGCCGCTTCGGCCTGCCCACCTGGAGCTTCGCCCTGAGCGCCACCGACGCCAACCGGTGGGCCATCCGGCTGGCCCGCGCCGTCACCGGCCGGCCCCGGATCCTGGTGCACAGCTGGTGCTACCACGGCAGCGTCGACGAGACGTTCATCGTCCTCGGCGACGACGGCCGGCCTGCGCCCCGCCCCGGCGGCGTGGGCGCCCCGTGGGACGTCACCGAGACCACCCGCGTGGTTGAGTACAACGACCTGGGCGGCCTCGAGGCGGAGCTGGCCCACGGCGACGTGGCCGCCCTGCTGGTCGAGCCGGCCCTCACCAACATGGGCATCGTGCTGCCCGAGCCGGGCTACCTCGACGGCCTGCGGGCCCTGGCCACGCAAGCCGGCGCCCTGCTGATCGTCGACGAGACCCACACCCTCTCGGCCGGCCCCGGCGGCTGCACGGCGGCGTGGGGGCTGGCCCCCGACGTCGTCACGCTCGGCAAGGCGATCGGCGGCGGCATCCCGATCGGGGCCTACGGCCTGAGCGACGAGGTGCGGGACCGCATCGCCGCCCGCCCCGAGCTCGACCTGGTCGACACCGGCGGCGTCGGGGGGACCCTGGCCGGCAACGCCCTGTCGCTCGCCGCCGCCCGGGCGACCCTGACCGAGGTGCTCACCGAGGCCGCGTTCGACCGCATGATCGCCACCGCCACCCGGTACACCGCCGGCGTCCAGGACCTGATCGACGAGCACGACCTGCCGTGGAGCATCGCCCAGCTCGGTGCCCGGGCCGAGTACCGCTTCTGCGCCCCGGCCCCCCGCACCGGCGGTGCATCGCAGCGGGCGACCGACGGCGACCTGGAGGACCTCCTCCACCTCTTCCTGGTCAACCGCGGCATCCTGCTCACGCCGTTCCACAACATGGCCCTGATGGCGCCGACGACCACCGCGGCCGACGTCGACGCCCACCTCGCCGTCCTGGCCGAGGCCGTCGCTGCCCTCCTCGCCTGA
- a CDS encoding isopenicillin N synthase family oxygenase, producing MSALVPTVDLAAPDPEAVDAACRTIGFLQVVGHGIPERTVADALDALDAYFALPLEVKLDGRPPRTDVDRGYAAPGDESLSYSLGVEAPPDLFEAFNIGADDLDDADPAVRAERHRHLAPNLWPAQPPELRPALNAYFAAARAVAHRLTSAFAVALGLDADFFEQHTRHSTDMLRSIRYERSPGAPDPLPGQQRMGAHTDYGIVTVLWADPVPGLQIVGPDGGWHDVVPAPGALLVNLGDLLAQWTNDRWRSTLHRVVPPAAGVDGPAVRRSMAFFHDGDHDALVEVLPTCTSADDPPRYAPVRAGDHLLAKLLGPRDLVATEGTADARLPTA from the coding sequence ATGAGCGCCCTCGTCCCCACCGTCGACCTGGCGGCCCCCGACCCGGAAGCGGTGGACGCCGCCTGCCGGACGATCGGCTTCCTCCAGGTGGTCGGGCACGGCATCCCCGAGCGCACGGTCGCCGACGCACTCGACGCGCTGGACGCCTACTTCGCCCTCCCGCTCGAGGTGAAGCTCGACGGCCGACCGCCCCGCACCGACGTCGACCGGGGCTACGCCGCCCCCGGCGACGAGTCGCTCTCCTACAGCCTCGGTGTGGAGGCGCCGCCGGACCTGTTCGAGGCGTTCAACATCGGTGCCGACGACCTCGACGACGCCGACCCGGCGGTGCGGGCCGAGCGCCACCGCCACCTCGCCCCCAACCTGTGGCCGGCGCAGCCCCCGGAGCTCCGCCCGGCGCTGAACGCCTACTTCGCGGCGGCGCGCGCCGTCGCCCACCGGCTCACCTCCGCCTTCGCCGTGGCCCTCGGGCTCGACGCCGACTTCTTCGAGCAGCACACCCGCCACTCGACCGACATGCTCCGCAGCATCCGCTACGAGCGATCGCCCGGCGCGCCCGACCCCCTCCCGGGCCAGCAGCGGATGGGCGCCCACACCGACTACGGCATCGTCACCGTGCTGTGGGCCGATCCCGTCCCCGGGCTCCAGATCGTCGGGCCCGACGGTGGCTGGCACGACGTGGTCCCCGCCCCCGGGGCGCTCCTGGTCAACCTCGGGGACCTCCTGGCGCAGTGGACCAACGACCGCTGGCGCTCGACGCTGCACCGCGTCGTGCCGCCGGCCGCCGGCGTCGACGGGCCCGCCGTCCGCCGCTCGATGGCGTTCTTCCACGACGGCGACCACGACGCCCTGGTCGAGGTCCTGCCCACCTGCACCTCGGCCGACGACCCGCCCCGCTACGCGCCCGTGCGCGCCGGCGACCACCTCCTGGCCAAGCTCCTCGGCCCCCGCGACCTGGTCGCCACCGAGGGCACGGCTGACGCCCGCCTCCCCACGGCCTGA
- a CDS encoding tryptophan 2,3-dioxygenase produces MTTDPQPDAAVSYASYLALDEVLGAQRPRSEEHDEHLFIVVHQVYELWFKQLLHELAHLQAALEAGETSRSLHTLGRILTILKVAVAQIDVLETMTPRQFTSFRARLDTASGFQSAQFREIEAVLGRRDAAVGRAHAAGSEARARIEAAVARPSLFDSYVTYLGHVGFPVDPVAPGGIEDVLVAVYTADGEPAQLAERLVDLDEGLQEWRYRHVKMVERTIGDRIGTGGSAGAEYLRRTLFSPLFPALWAVRSRL; encoded by the coding sequence GTGACGACCGACCCCCAGCCCGACGCGGCGGTGTCGTACGCGTCGTACCTGGCGCTCGACGAGGTGCTCGGCGCCCAGCGGCCCCGCTCCGAGGAGCACGACGAGCACCTGTTCATCGTCGTGCACCAGGTCTACGAGCTGTGGTTCAAGCAGCTGCTCCACGAGCTGGCCCACCTGCAGGCGGCCCTCGAGGCGGGGGAGACCTCGCGCTCGCTGCACACGCTGGGCCGGATCCTCACCATCTTGAAGGTGGCCGTCGCCCAGATCGACGTGCTCGAGACCATGACGCCCCGGCAGTTCACCAGCTTCCGCGCCCGCCTCGACACCGCCAGCGGGTTCCAGAGCGCCCAGTTCCGCGAGATCGAGGCCGTCCTCGGCCGTCGCGACGCCGCCGTCGGGCGGGCCCACGCCGCGGGCAGCGAGGCCCGGGCCCGCATCGAGGCCGCCGTCGCCCGCCCGTCGTTGTTCGACTCCTACGTGACCTACCTCGGGCACGTCGGCTTCCCGGTCGACCCCGTAGCCCCCGGCGGGATCGAGGACGTCCTCGTCGCCGTGTACACCGCCGACGGCGAGCCGGCACAGCTGGCCGAGCGCCTGGTCGACCTGGACGAGGGCCTCCAGGAGTGGCGCTACCGCCACGTGAAGATGGTCGAGCGCACGATCGGGGACCGGATCGGGACGGGCGGGTCGGCCGGCGCCGAGTACCTCCGCCGCACCCTCTTCTCCCCGCTGTTCCCCGCCCTGTGGGCCGTCCGCAGCCGCCTGTGA
- a CDS encoding YceI family protein, translating to MSTTHPLTGPATRTIGGAELPAPGRWEIDPGHAEVAFIGRHLVVSKVRGRFTGVRGTVVVDEEPEASSLEVEIDLATVDSGDATRDEHLRSADLLDVEAHPTATYRSTAVRWDGSAGTVEGEQTIHGVTRPVPLQVEHLGTVTDPWGGVRAAFSAHTTIDREDWGITWNMPLANGGLVVSKEIRIEIEVETVRTDA from the coding sequence ATGAGCACCACCCACCCCCTGACCGGTCCCGCCACCCGCACCATCGGCGGCGCTGAGCTGCCTGCGCCAGGCCGCTGGGAGATCGACCCCGGTCACGCCGAGGTCGCCTTCATCGGACGCCACCTCGTCGTCAGCAAGGTCCGCGGTCGCTTCACCGGCGTCCGCGGCACCGTCGTCGTCGACGAGGAGCCGGAGGCCTCCTCCCTGGAGGTCGAGATCGACCTGGCCACGGTCGACTCCGGCGACGCAACCCGGGACGAGCACCTGCGCTCGGCCGACCTCCTCGACGTCGAGGCCCACCCCACGGCGACCTACCGGTCCACCGCCGTCCGCTGGGACGGCTCGGCGGGCACCGTCGAGGGCGAGCAGACCATCCACGGGGTGACCCGCCCCGTGCCCCTGCAGGTCGAGCACCTGGGCACCGTCACCGACCCGTGGGGCGGCGTGCGGGCCGCCTTCTCGGCCCACACCACCATCGACCGGGAGGACTGGGGCATCACCTGGAACATGCCCCTCGCCAACGGCGGCCTGGTGGTGTCCAAGGAGATCCGCATCGAGATCGAGGTCGAGACCGTCCGCACCGACGCCTGA
- a CDS encoding glycosyltransferase family 39 protein, with the protein MGEGRLPHVLSVGWAAIALAPITSGWSAIDRGWTPVGDNGMIAAGAADTFTSEIPLLGMPSSIGYYSGVHVRHPGPLGFWFLALPARVFGAPGYGLVLGCVVLSVACLALVALTLRRTTGPVLEAGFLAATALMILGVGEPLGPDLVLYGHADSVIGQLRLEGVDVRLVDEERENDYVLYDYRARHPATGEEAVHILLRVGTSAPPEGYRLLSSYDPAEPVESYEGYSVPLFFAVPTTVFVRIE; encoded by the coding sequence ATGGGGGAGGGACGCCTGCCGCACGTCCTGAGCGTCGGCTGGGCGGCGATCGCCCTCGCGCCGATCACGAGCGGGTGGTCGGCCATCGACCGTGGGTGGACCCCCGTCGGCGACAACGGGATGATCGCGGCCGGCGCGGCCGACACCTTCACCTCCGAGATCCCGCTCCTCGGCATGCCGTCCTCCATCGGGTACTACTCCGGCGTCCACGTCCGCCACCCGGGGCCCCTCGGCTTCTGGTTCCTCGCTCTCCCGGCCCGGGTCTTCGGGGCGCCCGGGTACGGGTTGGTCCTGGGGTGCGTCGTCCTCAGCGTCGCCTGCCTGGCCCTCGTCGCGCTCACCCTGCGGAGGACCACCGGCCCCGTCCTCGAAGCCGGGTTCCTCGCGGCCACGGCGCTGATGATCCTGGGGGTCGGCGAGCCGCTCGGCCCCGACCTGGTGCTGTACGGCCACGCCGACAGCGTCATCGGCCAGCTCCGCCTGGAAGGCGTCGACGTCCGCCTCGTCGACGAGGAACGGGAGAACGACTACGTGCTCTACGACTACCGGGCCCGCCACCCCGCCACCGGTGAGGAGGCGGTCCACATCCTCCTCCGCGTCGGCACGTCCGCGCCGCCGGAGGGGTACCGGTTGCTCTCGTCGTACGACCCGGCCGAACCGGTGGAGTCCTACGAGGGGTACTCCGTCCCCCTCTTCTTCGCCGTCCCCACGACGGTGTTCGTCCGGATCGAGTGA
- a CDS encoding trehalose-6-phosphate synthase, whose amino-acid sequence MTGSPRASSIVAVANRLPVQRTPDGWQLAPGGLVTALKPVMEARDGTWVGWDGGNRGAPGHLPSMRIGLRPIRLRPGAVEGFYHGFSNRTLWPLLHNAVERPVFDRGWWTQYQEVNGRFADAAVDALAHVDRPVLWVQDYHLMLVPELVRAVRPDERIGFFLHVPWPAPDIYARLPWRAEIVRGLLGADVVSFHTERYRKNFVRSCGRVLGAEVTARGGDLHLADGRVVRTTSAPISIDAAAIRSAVTSPSAGAELAELRDQFAGRTVLLGVDRLDYTKGIVERLLAFEALLERRKDLRGRVVLVQIAVPSRDDVQEYRDLRDTVERLIGRINGRFTPTGGDVPVHYLYRGLPPEQLYGYYALADALLVTPLIDGMNLVAKEFVVAQAATGGDGVLVLSEFTGAAEELREAVQCNPFDVDGLAGRIETALEVAAPSRRRALRTMARRIHRHDVHAWLDEQISAIEGPTTAAS is encoded by the coding sequence ATGACGGGCTCACCGCGGGCGTCGTCGATCGTGGCTGTCGCCAACCGGCTCCCCGTCCAGCGCACGCCGGATGGGTGGCAGCTCGCACCGGGCGGTCTGGTGACCGCCTTGAAGCCGGTGATGGAGGCGCGCGACGGGACGTGGGTCGGGTGGGACGGCGGCAATCGGGGCGCACCGGGGCACCTGCCCTCGATGCGGATCGGTCTGCGGCCGATCCGGCTCCGCCCCGGAGCCGTCGAGGGCTTCTACCACGGCTTCTCCAACCGGACGCTGTGGCCCCTGCTGCACAACGCCGTCGAGCGCCCGGTCTTCGACCGAGGGTGGTGGACCCAGTACCAGGAGGTCAACGGGCGCTTCGCCGATGCGGCGGTCGACGCCCTGGCTCACGTCGATCGCCCCGTCCTGTGGGTGCAGGACTACCACCTGATGCTCGTGCCCGAGCTCGTCCGCGCCGTCCGTCCCGACGAGAGGATCGGGTTCTTCCTCCACGTCCCCTGGCCGGCCCCGGACATCTACGCCCGCCTCCCGTGGCGTGCCGAGATCGTGCGGGGGCTGCTCGGAGCCGACGTCGTGTCCTTCCACACCGAGCGCTACCGCAAGAACTTCGTGCGCTCGTGCGGTCGGGTCCTCGGCGCGGAGGTCACCGCCCGCGGCGGGGACCTGCACCTCGCCGATGGCCGCGTCGTGCGGACCACGTCGGCGCCGATCTCGATCGATGCCGCGGCGATCCGTTCCGCCGTCACCTCACCGTCCGCCGGCGCCGAGCTGGCCGAGCTCCGCGACCAGTTCGCAGGGCGGACGGTCCTCCTCGGCGTGGATCGTCTCGACTACACCAAGGGCATCGTCGAGCGGCTCCTCGCCTTCGAGGCCCTGCTGGAGCGGCGGAAGGACCTTCGCGGTCGGGTGGTGCTGGTCCAGATCGCCGTGCCCAGCCGGGACGACGTCCAGGAGTACCGCGACCTGCGAGACACCGTCGAGCGGCTGATCGGTCGCATCAACGGCCGGTTCACGCCGACGGGGGGCGACGTCCCGGTCCACTACCTGTACCGGGGGCTGCCGCCCGAGCAGCTCTACGGCTACTACGCCCTGGCCGACGCCTTGCTCGTGACGCCGCTGATCGACGGGATGAACCTCGTCGCCAAGGAGTTCGTGGTGGCCCAGGCGGCGACCGGCGGCGACGGGGTCCTGGTGCTGAGCGAGTTCACGGGCGCCGCGGAGGAGCTCCGCGAGGCCGTGCAGTGCAACCCCTTCGACGTCGACGGGCTCGCCGGCCGGATCGAGACCGCCCTCGAGGTCGCCGCGCCCTCGCGGCGCCGGGCGCTCAGGACCATGGCGCGACGCATCCACCGTCACGACGTCCACGCCTGGCTCGACGAGCAGATCTCGGCGATCGAGGGCCCGACCACCGCGGCCAGCTGA
- a CDS encoding MarR family winged helix-turn-helix transcriptional regulator: MDDPIDAWRAVLLAQHRALRAIERDMAAAGVVALSWYDVLLELDAAPGRQLRMQDLAARTVLSRTRVSRLVDDLVRAGLVTREPDPADGRASLATLTAEGRRARRAAAPVYLAGIEEHFARHLTAAERGQVARALTKVVAAHDATG, encoded by the coding sequence GTGGACGATCCCATCGACGCCTGGAGGGCGGTCCTCCTCGCCCAGCACCGCGCTCTGCGCGCCATCGAGCGCGACATGGCCGCCGCCGGGGTCGTCGCCCTCTCCTGGTACGACGTCCTCCTCGAGCTCGACGCCGCGCCCGGGCGCCAGCTGCGCATGCAGGACCTGGCGGCCCGGACCGTCCTGTCCCGGACCCGGGTGAGCCGGCTGGTCGACGACCTCGTCCGCGCCGGGCTCGTCACCCGCGAGCCCGACCCCGCCGACGGGCGGGCCAGCCTGGCCACCCTCACCGCCGAGGGCCGCCGGGCGCGGCGGGCGGCCGCCCCCGTCTACCTCGCCGGCATCGAGGAGCACTTCGCCCGCCACCTCACGGCGGCCGAGCGCGGCCAGGTCGCCCGGGCCCTGACCAAGGTCGTCGCGGCCCACGACGCCACGGGGTAG
- a CDS encoding flavin reductase family protein: MSVDAFATIAASLDPAMVVVTSAHDGERAGCLVGFHAQSSIEPPRYCVWLSKANHTGRVVQRATTLAVHYLDATQRDVAELFGTQTGDEVDKLSLCAWDEGPDGVPLLRACPRRVVARRIAVLDEGGDHLCVVTEPTEATAEGRFTPLRLSDVDDLTPGHEAEERPSPPTERAR, translated from the coding sequence GTGAGCGTCGACGCCTTCGCCACCATCGCTGCGTCGCTGGACCCGGCCATGGTCGTCGTCACCAGCGCCCACGACGGGGAGCGGGCCGGCTGCCTGGTCGGGTTCCACGCCCAGTCGAGCATCGAGCCGCCCCGGTACTGCGTCTGGCTCTCGAAGGCGAACCACACCGGCCGCGTCGTCCAGCGGGCGACGACGCTGGCCGTCCACTACCTGGATGCGACCCAGCGGGACGTGGCCGAGCTGTTCGGGACGCAGACCGGCGACGAGGTCGACAAGCTCTCCCTGTGCGCGTGGGACGAGGGCCCCGACGGGGTCCCGCTCCTCCGGGCCTGCCCCCGCCGGGTGGTCGCCCGCCGCATCGCGGTCCTCGACGAGGGCGGCGACCACCTGTGCGTGGTGACCGAGCCGACCGAGGCCACCGCCGAGGGGCGCTTCACCCCGCTCCGCCTCTCCGACGTCGACGACCTCACGCCCGGCCACGAGGCCGAGGAGCGCCCCTCCCCGCCCACGGAACGGGCTCGCTGA
- a CDS encoding pyrimidine reductase family protein, with product MHLWGPTQPVDDLLDLYVVDRDPVDGRPWVLANMVGGLDGSAAVGGRVGALSDETDAVLFRSLRAVADVVVVGAETARRERYGPVRLTDDLVASRVAAGLPPTPPIAIVSRSLRLDWDMPLFAAPEAADAPRPIIVTCAAADPAALERAEAVADVVVAGEAEVEPGAALATLRERFDAKVGLCEGGPTLLGQVAAAGLLDELCLTISPVLGGDPLPVSVTPAGADLTRMELAHVAEAHGSLYLRYVRAAP from the coding sequence GTGCACCTCTGGGGACCAACGCAGCCGGTCGACGACCTCCTGGACCTCTACGTGGTCGACCGCGACCCCGTCGACGGGCGACCGTGGGTGCTGGCCAACATGGTCGGTGGCCTCGACGGGTCGGCCGCCGTCGGCGGGCGCGTCGGCGCGCTGTCCGACGAGACCGACGCGGTCCTGTTCCGGTCCCTGCGGGCCGTGGCCGACGTGGTGGTCGTCGGCGCCGAGACGGCGCGGCGCGAGCGCTACGGCCCGGTCCGCCTCACCGACGACCTGGTCGCCAGCCGGGTCGCGGCCGGGCTCCCGCCGACCCCGCCGATCGCCATCGTCAGCCGGTCGCTCCGCCTCGACTGGGACATGCCGCTCTTCGCCGCGCCGGAGGCGGCCGACGCCCCCCGGCCGATCATCGTGACCTGCGCGGCGGCCGACCCCGCCGCCCTCGAGCGGGCCGAGGCCGTCGCCGACGTCGTCGTCGCCGGCGAGGCCGAGGTCGAGCCGGGCGCCGCCCTCGCCACCCTGCGGGAGCGGTTCGACGCCAAGGTCGGCCTGTGCGAGGGCGGGCCGACGCTGCTGGGCCAGGTCGCGGCGGCGGGGCTCCTCGACGAGCTGTGCCTGACGATCTCGCCCGTGCTCGGCGGCGACCCGCTCCCCGTCAGCGTCACCCCCGCCGGAGCCGACCTGACGCGCATGGAGCTGGCCCACGTCGCCGAGGCCCACGGCTCCCTGTACCTCCGCTACGTGCGGGCCGCGCCGTGA